The window CACTGCTCTGCATATTTGAATCCAAtgtaaaggaagaaaactaatCTCCTACATTCGCACCACTGACAATCCGGGTATTCAtttgagagggagagaaaaagagagcaagTGAGAGAGACATGAGGgagaaagaatgtaaaatgtgCCTTTATTCCTGGGAGATCCAAGAATCTAGGTCCTTTCCAGTCATTCAGGGACTGAAACCCTTGCCTACTGATGTAGCCTTGAGATCTTataaatttgtgtcatttctaaCTTTCACAGGAAAGAGGAAGGGCGGCTGCCCAAGCTTAGTGCAGTCTCTTTTCTAcagtttttcctctctgctgCTCATCACTTATCACAAGGATTGTGTTGTCCCTGGAGCTAACTTAAACTGATCTTAAAGAAGGCAAGCACTAACCATGCAAACTATATTCCAACCTTTCAGTGCTCTGCATGTGCTTGTCCAATAGCTCAGTCTGCAGGAGaactgagtttgtttgttttgatggcTTGGGGAAGAGGCTAGGCAGCCACTCCGACGGTTTCCCTTCTGTTTGCCTCCCTTCCTTCAGAGCATCCTGGCTGGGGAGGGCCTTTGCAGACCTGTGAGCAGTTGCTCTCTGCTAAACTAGCAATATTTTAAGATCTACGTCTGTTGACTGCTAAGCCTCTTCCATCCAAAAGGGTCAAACACAAACATACTGATGACACTGATTAGATGAATAACTGGATCTTACTGGAGAGCCTCTAGGCTGCCTGCCACTCTCTCTCCACCCCTTTCTGTCTTGCTCTAGTTGTCTCAACTGAAGGAAGTTCCAGGCAGCAGGAGCTAAGGAATCAGGGATACCCTAGCATCCTAGGTTGATCTGTTTCTCCTGTAGATGATCTTTTCAGGCTACACGGACACACATATCTGTGGGCAGCAGGCTCTCTTAAGATGCTCTTTCGGAAATTCTTCTTCCTCCACCTCTCTAGCCTTAACATCCCTTGCAAGGGGACAACCACTACCCTTCCCCCAGTTAGGCACCAGTACGCCCTGCAGCCATGGCCGCTGCCACAGAAGAATAGAGAGCTCCCTGTGCTGCAACCCATACTGCTCGGCTCTGGGCGAAGAAGTCGTGGGAATCAAGTAATGGGCAAGCAGAGGGCTGCTTCCTGAccagtaaaatatttattcaactagGCAAACGTTTTCTGGGCATCCACTATGGCAATTTTAGGTGCTGCTGTTAGGTCCTacgaagagaaagaaacaggaatgGCAGGCAGCAAGGCAAGTGTGAGAGGAGCCCGGCATGGAAGCCATTGACGGGTTTAGCTCCACACGTTTTGGGGTCGTGTTTTTGCAAACAAACCGGAGCAATCTTTAGGGAAAGCCAAATACACATGATGGAAACATCCTGTTTTGAAAAGCAGGAACGGTGGAACCACGGTTACTGCCCACGAGTGCGTTAATCAGGCAGGAAAGGGCTTCGGGAGCCCAAGGCCTGAATTTGGTGAATTCGTGCAATTTGGAGCATTTCGACTTAGTATTGATCTCTAAACTCAATTTTGAAAACAGCCTCCATCGCAGAAGTGTGGGTTGTGTTATCCCAGTATTTGCACGCATCGATTGggctaaaataaaatgcatcataCTCTCCGCAaagaaggaagaggcagggaCAGTCACAAGAGGAATAGCAGAAAGTGCATGGTTAATATGGGTTGTACGCGAATCCGCGAAACAAGTGCTTTAAACCCATGGGGATTATACGTAATAGCTAATTTGGTGAGAGCGAGAGTGCGCAAGCAGAGGGCCGTCTTAGAAGGGAAGGCAGATAGCTGAATATAGGTTTTTTTGACTGAAATTAACATTTCCTTGTGATTTGCATTTGCTAATGTCCAAACCCTTACGTATTGTCCACCTACcccaggtttttttccccccaaagtagGCTCACAAACAAATTCTCTTTCCTCTAACTGCACTGCCAGAGCTCAGAGGCTGCGTAGAGGCTGCTGCTGCTTTTCCCCCGGACCCACCGGGTTTTAAGTCCTGGAAAGGCCGCGGGGCTGAGCCTGGGGAGGCCCTCGCCGCCCGCCCTCTCCAGGCCTGCAGAACCCGGCCGGTCCTCGCCTCAAAGTTAATCTAATGAACACAGCGCCTGCCTGGGTTTGGCCGTACCTTTCCCGGGTCTCAACTGGCTGGAAGAGACCTGGAGGAGATGGGAAAAGGAGATTGCAATGCCTTATCTTAGACTAAAGAAGAAATCCTTTTgcttgttacacacacacacacacacacacacacacacacacacacacacacacacacaaaagccctTCCCCTTATTTCTCCTGTCTTCTGAGTCCATTTCAGGTTTCTAATGGAGAGAGcaagcgagagagcgagagagatcGTGcgtgagagaggaaaggagagaaagcttTAAACAAAAGACGAGGAGGCGCGGGTAGGGGTCTGGAGCTCTCCTTCGGGGACTGCTCGTCCTGGCTCTTCTGTTTCCCGGCCCGGCGTTTTCGGGCGTTCCGCGGCCTCGGCGGAACCGGGCTCCACGCGGCTGAGAAGTGGAGACAAAGCCCAAGAACCCATTTCACCCCAGATTGCtcgagctggggctggggctgaggccGCCGGCCTGTGGTCGAGGCTGGGACCGAAGAGGGTCGCCGGGCCGCTCCACCTCCCCGCTGCCCTCGCTGCCTGGGTCGCCCCCGGCCCGCCCGGTTCTCCTTGTCGCACGCGGCCAACTGCTCTTGGGGCCCCGCGAATTCAAAACACGCCTCCTTAATGGGAGCCTGGAAGCCCCGGCCACTTTCCTCCCAGGCTGAGGTTGCGTCTGCAGACTCGCCGCGGCGCTCCGGGCGAGCGTCGCTTCCATGCGGTCCTTGGCGTCCGAGCGGCCATTTACTGCCCTCTGATTGCGCCCAGGACCAGGTTAGCTCATAAAGCCTTTCACACTCAACAATGGGGATTTTCTCAACAGTTAACAAGAAACAACATAATAAAGCCATTTACAAAGACCTTGCTATTTACTATAAATTAGGCACTCTTTAAGAGACCAGTGCGTAATTTCACACACTTTACAACTGGGGCTGCATTTTAAACACCCGGGAAAACAAGCTTGTTGCACTTTCCTGTGACCTAGCTGCGATGCACCTCTGGttcccctcttcctccaggaGCAGCTTTGTTTGCGTTGCTGCACTCCAACCTCCCCAACCCGGGGTGCTTTTCCAGGTCACTGTCTCTCGTTTCCCGTTTCCAGGTCATCATTCCACTTGCAGATGCATTGCGAGGTTCCAAGGGACAGGAACCACGGCGCCAACGCTAGCAGGCCTCAACCCGTTACATTTCCCCCACTGGGGCATTCAGCCCGGCCCTCCCCTGACTCTAGCCCCTGGTCTGAGGCCACTTCGGGAGGCGTTCGCTGCCCTGCTGGCTGGCCCAGTGTGAAGTCCCATCCCTTTGCCACTTGCATTCCACACCCGCATTTTGGAAGCTCTGGCAAGCCCTCCGCCCAGTGCAAAAAGCCGGGCCCATTTGACTGGGGAAGAGAGATGGGCGCGAAGGTGAGAAAGGGCTaggctgtgtgtgcgtgtgcaggGGTGGGAGAAGACGCCAGAACACACAAAAGGAGCACAAAGTGAGGGGAGGCGGCTCAGTCCCGGAGggcggcggggtgggggggtgggggggagagcaCCCTGTCGCCCCTTCTCCTAGTGGGCCTGGCCACGAGGCTGCTGGGACGTGAGGCTGCGCCAGAGGAGCTGGGGCCGCGCACAGGGGTGCAGGCTCTTCCGCCCCGGGAGTGAGAGGGTCACAAATTCAAAGGAGAGCAGGATCTGGGCGGGGGgaaaaagtcacaaagaaattGGTTTGCCACCTTGCAAAATGGCGGCATTTAAACATctttctggtggtggtggtggtggtggcccaGGCCAGAGAGCTCAGGGCTGTCCTGGGTCAGCGCGGTGGCCAGAGCTCGGTGCCCATGGGGACAGCGAGGGGAAAAGGGACCCCGAAACCTCCTTGGTTCCCGGGCCAGCCTTTCGCCGTGTCGGCCGTCCCCAGCCTTTCCTCTAGGCCCGCCTGTCCCAAACCCTGCGCCAACAGCCCCCGGACACTGACCCCTGTTTACAAACACAGCTCGGGGGCGGGGTAGGGCGGCCGGAATGCGGgctggcggggtgggggaggccgCTGGCTCCCGAGGACGCCACCAGCAGCGAGGAGCGAGGAGTTGGTGCGAGAGAACGGGCCCGGCAGCTGGAAAGGACTGAACGCCTTGTTTTTGAAACTGTCAATCCCCTCAACCCCTATTGTGAGGGCTTCATGCAAAACATCTCAGGCCTTTTAAAGTAGGAGCTTGTGAGGCCGCCACAGTTTGAAAAGAAGCGAGAGAGGAGCGGGGGCCTAGGGCATGGGCAAAGAATGAtagctgccccctcccttttttatcccccctttttttaaatagcaaaagagGGCCTGCCAAACAGGTAAAATgcagccctcccccacctcctagATCTGCCCTacgtccccaccccccaggctaGTTTGCAAAATGCCCTTTGGCCTAGGGagcaaaccaaaaccaaagcTAGCATTAAAAATAGTTCTTCCTTCCAGGGATGGGGAAAATCCTGGGGAAGACGGGGGTGAGGGTGGACTCCCTAAGGTGGATGCCCTGTTCCTCCTTGCCAATTTCCTGAGTTTAGTTGATGTGGAGCCTTTACTTTTCACCCCTAGTTTGGCTCTAGAAGCTCCCTTTCTCACATCCTTTTCAGCAGGAATTATTTTTAAGGTGAAGCAAAACTCACCACATCTTATGACTTTTGTAGATGctaatgctttatttaaaattttacttatttacttatttatttatttatttatttattttaccatggagagtttttgttttcttcgaaaggaaaaaaaatgcttttgaggAATTAGTCTACGTCGCTTCCTGCATGCAAACAAAACTATCATCCTCATATCAGCAGAAACTTCCAATTCTTGGGACTGGAACTTTGAGGAATTTCTAGACCATTGAAACTCACCCAGACACGGATAAGATAAAAATCCATGCACCAGCCCATCTAGTTTGTGTTATTGCTGTTTAGTGGTGGCTCCCtgttgttgattttaaaataaacaaccattattgagattGCTCCACTGTAATCAAGTAAGCCAGTAGGAAAGAACACccactttaaaaagtaaatagttGAAAAAGAGCAAGCTGCTTTTACGAAAAAGGCAGATATAACCTGGCTGTGGAAGACAGAGTACACacatctcttaaaaaaaataattaaatcttcaTTTCACAGTCTTATCAGGAAACTAGTTTTCTAGAAGACCAAATATAAGCTTGTTTTCCccaaaagtcaaagaaagagCCCTTCCCAGTATTTTCCTTATGTCTGTGAATGTTGAGCTTTAGACACAGGAATCAATGACCCTGGAACCAtataatgccttttaaaaaaatattctatcacctgaaaacatttaaatgtaaaaatgcaaTCTGTCAATGGAggtaacttttgtttttctcacaatAAGGCATAACTTTTTGAACAAATGGGACATTTATAGTATCTTAGGAAATCTAGATATTGTCATTAATCATAAGacaaccaaaatgaaataaactgcTCTGAGAATAATTCCCACAGCAGAATGGGCAAACAGCTAAGGGGCTACCAGAAATTGAAAGAATACTTTGTATTTTCATGTTACTGAATACACTTTCCTAACAGAAGCCCCAACTGAGGTTTTGCTGTGGTTGGCTGGCTTGTAGGAGTACTGTGGGGTGAAATCTGTGTTGActatttaatttctctcctttTGATGGTATCACTCTGGAATGCCTCGGCCTCCATGCTGCTCATTCTCCAGCTCTTATAAACTGAAACTATTGATTCTCTGAGGGCTAGAGACCAAGTGTCAAAGCTGGAGGCCGATATTTTATGTCAGAAATTCCATAgggtattatttgttttaaagtgtgcttaTTCCATCTCATGGTCCACCCACGCCCAAGATCTGTAggcttcaaatatattctcaatttATAACTGAGGAACAGTGATTCCATAGCCAACAAGTAAAGTACTAGTCTAAATGTAGTAGTCATCATACTTTGAACTTTCTTGACTTAGCAGTAATTAAAGAGTAGAAATGACAGATTTCCAGTGTGTGTATGTCACACTTTTTGAAGATTGATTTTGCAGGACAGCTCACTGCACTCAAATTCTGTATTGCCTTCCAAAGAGGAAAGAACTCAGACTGAGAAGCCAATTGTTCAGCTTTCTGGAGTTTTAACTGTAACTTGTACTGATCTTCAGAATTACACACAAACATGAATTCAAGGATAACATCCCCCAATTTTTGCTTTGACCATATCTATCATGCCAATAAAAAAGGATTCAGTGCACTTACATCTGGCAACattcaaaaaggaaaggaagggaggcagtTCAAAGCATCTGTTTACTCCATCCAAATGTATTTGGATGCAGGTATGCTCAGCCTCTGTCTTTTACAATAATAGTCAAACCACAGAGCATATACAGCAATTAGGGCTGAGACCATCCAGATCTATCTGAAACATTTAtagacaaaagaaaattttcaaagggAGTAGGAATTAAAAGGTTAAGGGGGGAAAAGACTGAATTTTCATGAGAAATAGTGACTTAAATTCACACAGTAAACATTtcattcatgttttgttttgttttgttttgtgatttatgATCTATAGATGCAACTTCCTAGGTTTAAGATGGCAGAGATCCGAGATACATAATTTGTCAGACTAAGGGAGGTGGACCTAAAATTATTAGATTTAACTTTCATTAAAATACCAGTTGAtctctgcttcagttttttagacctgaactttttgcacTTGATTTGTAACAAGTTTGTAAAGTCTTGTTGTCATTTAGGAAGAAATCTACCAGTGTTTAGCACAGAACCTGACTGGCCTCATCACATGGTATTACAACAAAACTCTACACCCaataaatgcatttctttcagacaaaaacattacaagtgAAAATGTCAACAAAACCATTCATTCCTGTTAACCGTTCTTCAATCTGGAATAAGTAGAAATGTATGGAACCAGGAATTttaaacagtgtttttaattgaaaataaagctAAAGCATGCTTTTCAACAGTGCAAATTTCCATAATTTTGATTTACTGCTTCCATCACCACAACATAGCACACCAGCATAGCCCTTACCAAGGGCCAGACCCTGGCCATTTGCATGTTGAACTACTTTGACTTTAAGTGCAAATATAGATAGTCACCTCTGATTGTCACTTGCAGTAGAAACTCTCCTGCTGTATACACAGGATGGTCTGAAAACAGAAGTTTagagagatgcagaaaaagaaaaatgtaacaaaatcCAAGTGCCTGAGTTCTGGTACCAAAAAGCCCTGAAACAactgttatttttcatttggggGTATTCTTGCAACTCTGACCCATTCTACTTTTCTTGGGTGTATTTACTGCCTTGTCACTATGAGGAGTCAGACCATAAAATATCCTGCTCTTAAGCggaatattttaattgtttttcaagtCTGAGGAGTCATGTTCAGACCACAAGGTAAGCAGGACAACAGTAAGAGTCACCTTATTTAAAACCTTTGGGTGAGAACACAAAAAGGACTTTTCCATTTCAAGGACTGGCTGTAAAAGTAAAATCACAccttttaccaaaaagaaaaaaaaagtaatctcatATTTATTTTACTCAGTATATATGAGGCAGCTTTTACCAGCATTCAATCAGGACTCCCCAATCTTTCcactcaaaaaaggaaaaattaagtgCAACTACCATTGGAGACAGaatgaggggagaaaaagaaagagataccCCACAAATAAGAGCTCcagaaaagaacattttgggCTCACAGAAACTTCTTGCTACCTCAGTGTAACCATGTAACCTAACAAACTTTCACTGAATGAAGTTACACTTTCAGGTCTGAAATCTAGTGCATAAACTTAATGGCTcattgtaatatttattattcaacCTTTTGACATTTATTTGTAGCAGTTGAATTGAGGTACCGGGTGCATTATTAGCATTGAAACAGTAAAGTGTTCCAGCTCTACCGTAATAACTGAGTTTTACTTGAGTCTTTAGCCTGAAGTAGTCTGTGGAATGTAAACCAACCATtctcccaccccgcccccaccctactccaaaaaaaaaaaaaaaaaacccgcaatgtttaaaaaaaaaaaaaaaaagtaatccgATTTCTGTCTTCAAAATGCGATAAACCAGGACTCCAAAAGGGGTGTAACACATTAATGGACTTGTACAAACCATCCTGTGCAGTTTACAACAAAAGGAAGGTAATGGGGTTCAAGAAAATATCTTCCAAAACACTTTTATGaattaaatttcctgaatttgtgACTAGGTGGAAGAGGTATTGCAGAACCGCCCAGCTGCCATTTCCAGATAGGATGGGCCTTGTGAGGAGGTTGGGAATCCTTAGTGGTGTTTAAGGAATATGCCGGCCACAAATCCCCATCGTTCCCAATAATGAGTGATGGTGGACAAGGAAAATTTGCCATGAAATTAAATGGCTTTTTCACTGCTGATGCTACATTGCTGGCTACCTTTTTGCGTCTGTTTATAACTGTAAAATCATCCAGTGTTCCTTCATGTAGCTCACTTTTACCTGTCGGACGAGGACTTCTAGCTGATTTCAAATTTGGTTTGACTGGAGGTGTCTGAAGTACAGGTCGCTTTCCCAAAACTAGTGTCCGGTAATTTTTTCTCACCCTGGCACCAAATTTATATTCCCCATCCTCAGGTTTTGGAGAACCTAAAGTGCATGAAAGGCCCTGACTTGGAGCCAGTGGATTTAAGGAAAGAGTTTCTTTTTCAGGGCATGCAAACCCTTCCTTGGCTGTGGTTAGCAAGGGGTCCTCCTCTTTACTTCCAGTCACACTGTAAAACTCACCCTTTGTATCATTGCACTCGCACTTTAGCTTATTTATAATAAGGTCAGGTTCATATTCTTCATTAGCACTACTGTCTTCGACTTTGATTTTAATATTGTGCAGAAAGGGCAGTGTCTTGTCGCCTGTGTCAGTGCAGGGACTCTCCGCTTTCGTTGCTGCTGCCACTTCCACCCCAGGGTCAGTCTGCAAAGAGGGCAAATCCGTAGCAAATTCTGTACAAGGGGGGATTTTGGAATCTTTCTCTGAATTTGCGGCTGCTCGTAAAGAATCCTGATTGAAGAACCTAGCAGCTATTGTGTTGTTATCTGCACCGGGTGTAGTAGGAGTTGCTTGCAGGCATTTCTTAGCCTCTCGGAGTATTCTTTGTTGTGGAAATGCATTGTTTGTCTTTGGGCTAGGTGAAGAGGCCCCCTCCGCTAGGCAGTTAAGTGTCAGGTCAGTTCTCTTTACAGTACTGGAAATTTCAGAATGTGGGAATGTAATCGCAGATACCCTATCGTTCCTTATCTCTGTGAAACAAGTCCCCAGGCTGGCCGGGCAGTACACCGGAGACGCTTTGGGGGCCCAGCTCTGCAGAGTCCACTCCTCCGGCGACTCGGCTTTGACACTACTTTTGAGATCGGGAAGTCGGCCGGCATCCTCGAAAGCAGCGGGGTTGGTTGCAGCGGCGGCGGAGGCCAGATGGTACAGGAAGCTGGCCTGTGCCTGCACGCTGGGCGGCTTGCAGAAGCTGGTGCGCCTGAAACGGATGCTCTGCACCGACACTTGGCTGGAGCCGGAGCTGGAGTCCGACTCCGAAGACGAGTCCTCCTCCTCCGAGCTGACTTCACTGGAATCCGAGGCCCCActtcccccctcctcctcttcctcctcctcctcttcctcctcctcctcttcctcctcctcctcttcctccgaGGACAGAGAGTTGCTGGAGCTGGACAAACTGGAGCCAAAATCGGAGTCGTTGGCTGCGTGGTCCGAGTAGGAGCTGGACTCCGAGTCGCTGCTGCAGCTCTCGGGAAAGCTGCCCGGATGGGGCTGCTGCCGGTGGTGATGAGGGTGACTCTGTGGCGGCTGCTGGGcccggtggtggtggtggtggtggtgatggtggtggtggtggtggtggtggtggtggtggggaggcgGGCAGAAGCTGTTAACCAGATGGAACCTCTCAAGGCAAGTGGCCCcggcggccgccgccgccgccgccgccgcggccgccgcggccgccgccttGGCTTTGTAGGAcctgggcagcagcagcaggcggCGGGCGCCGGCGTGGGGCGCAAGCAAGCAGTCCTTGGCGCCCCCGCGCTTGCGCTTGCAGCGGTAGGTCAGGCTCACCGGGCCGcccgcgcccgccgccgccgccgccgccttgGGCTGGGGCCCGGCCGCCGACGCCTGGTAGTAggcggccgcggcggcggcggcggcggcagcggcggcggcggcggcggcggcggcggccgggtGCTTGCTGCACAGCAGGCTCCGAAAATAAGCCGGGTCCGAGTGGAAAGCGACGTAGTTTCCCTGGAGCGGAGCAGTTTCGTAGTTTAGAGGGGGTTTGCAAGGCGAGCGCACGATTTCCGGGTAGTGCGAGCCCGGGTATTTGCTAAAAATCTGAGGTAGATGGGTGGCTGGGCGCGCGGCGGCGGCGCCCGGGCGCGGGGACTGCGCGCTGATTGGCAGGGGCCGCGCGGCTCCGCTCAGGCCCCGCCAAAGTTGGTGCCTGTCCTTCCAGAAAGCCGGGCGGgggctggcggcggcggcggcgcgctCTGGCGGCGGGGCCTTTGTGGTCAGGGCCCGGTCGACCCTCCTGCGCTTGGTCTTGAGGACCCGCTCAGTTTTGCAGGAGGTGTAGAGCGCTTCCACGTCTTCCCGGGAGATGAGCGTGCATTTGGCGGCGTGGAAGGCGATGCTGTTGATGGCCTTGAGTTTCCGCAACTCCTCCAGATCGCAGTGGTGCTTTTTCACTTTCAGATGATCCATACGCTTGTGCACGGTAGTCCTCGGGATGTTTTTCAGCAGATCCGTGAAGACTTGGGAGAGGGCAAACATTTGCTTTCCTTTAATGATGAGGTAGCCGAGCCTCACGCCATCCACCTCTTCAAAACCTGACTTCAGGTCTCCCATCTCGGGCACTAAATGATCCCCACCATTTGCAGCAAATATATACGTGacgcatacatacacatgtatgtatgttaaTCCTCCACCAGATGCTGCGTGTGTCTCAAGGCATCCTgctaataaaataacaaagactGTTATTCCCGACGAAGGGAGTGCCAAACTCTAGGCgaaattattggaaaaaaaaaaaaaaaaaccatgaaattaCACTGACTtgattcttgctttttttttggttttcgtttttttaaaaaagagggaaaaaaccaTCCGGTTTCTGATCTACCAGTGAGTTGGTGTAAGTCTCCGATGCAGATCAGTACCTGGGCCCCTCtattcctt of the Rhinolophus sinicus isolate RSC01 linkage group LG02, ASM3656204v1, whole genome shotgun sequence genome contains:
- the SKIDA1 gene encoding SKI/DACH domain-containing protein 1, whose protein sequence is MGDLKSGFEEVDGVRLGYLIIKGKQMFALSQVFTDLLKNIPRTTVHKRMDHLKVKKHHCDLEELRKLKAINSIAFHAAKCTLISREDVEALYTSCKTERVLKTKRRRVDRALTTKAPPPERAAAAASPRPAFWKDRHQLWRGLSGAARPLPISAQSPRPGAAAARPATHLPQIFSKYPGSHYPEIVRSPCKPPLNYETAPLQGNYVAFHSDPAYFRSLLCSKHPAAAAAAAAAAAAAAAAAAAYYQASAAGPQPKAAAAAAGAGGPVSLTYRCKRKRGGAKDCLLAPHAGARRLLLLPRSYKAKAAAAAAAAAAAAAAAGATCLERFHLVNSFCPPPHHHHHHHHHHHHHHHHHHRAQQPPQSHPHHHRQQPHPGSFPESCSSDSESSSYSDHAANDSDFGSSLSSSSNSLSSEEEEEEEEEEEEEEEEEEEEGGSGASDSSEVSSEEEDSSSESDSSSGSSQVSVQSIRFRRTSFCKPPSVQAQASFLYHLASAAAATNPAAFEDAGRLPDLKSSVKAESPEEWTLQSWAPKASPVYCPASLGTCFTEIRNDRVSAITFPHSEISSTVKRTDLTLNCLAEGASSPSPKTNNAFPQQRILREAKKCLQATPTTPGADNNTIAARFFNQDSLRAAANSEKDSKIPPCTEFATDLPSLQTDPGVEVAAATKAESPCTDTGDKTLPFLHNIKIKVEDSSANEEYEPDLIINKLKCECNDTKGEFYSVTGSKEEDPLLTTAKEGFACPEKETLSLNPLAPSQGLSCTLGSPKPEDGEYKFGARVRKNYRTLVLGKRPVLQTPPVKPNLKSARSPRPTGKSELHEGTLDDFTVINRRKKVASNVASAVKKPFNFMANFPCPPSLIIGNDGDLWPAYSLNTTKDSQPPHKAHPIWKWQLGGSAIPLPPSHKFRKFNS